The Leifsonia poae region TGCCGTTGCGCGGGGCGAGCAACCCGGCGTTCTCGAGGATCTCCGCGAACAGGCCGCGCTCCTCCGCCAGGTCGATCGCCTCGGGCGTGGTGCCGAGGATGGGGACGCCCGCCGCCTCCAGGCCCTTCGCGAGGCCGAGCGCGGTCTGTCCGCCGAGCTGAACGACGACGCCGACGAGCTCGCCGCTCTGACTCTCGGCGTGGATGACCTCCAGCACGTCTTCGAGGGTGAGCGGTTCGAAGTAGAGCCGGTCGCTCGTGTCGTAGTCGGTCGAGACCGTCTCGGGGTTGCAGTTGATCATGATCGTCTCGAACCCGGCGTCGTGCAGCGCGAACGAGGCGTGCACACAGGAGTAGTCGAACTCGACGCCCTGCCCGATGCGGTTCGGACCGGAGCCCAGGATGACGACCTTGCGCCGGTCGCTCGGCCGCACCTCGGTCTCGAGGTCGTAGCTCGAGTAGTGGTACGGCGTGAGGGCGGGGAACTCGCCCGCGCAGGTGTCGACCGTCTTGTAGACCGGGCGGACGTCCAGGATGTGCCGGATCTCGCGCACATCGTTCTCTCCGAAGCCGCGCAGCTGGCCGATCTGCGCATCCGAGAAGCCGTGGTCCTTGGCGTAGCGCAGCGTGTCGGTGTCGAGGGTCTCGGCGTTCCTGATCTGCTCGGCGACCTCGTTGATGAGCACGATCTGGTCGATGAACCAGGGGTCGATCTTGGTCGCCTCGAACACCTGCTCGGACGTCGCGCCGAGGCGCAGGGCCTGCTGCACGTCGACGATTCGGCCGTCGGTGGGGATGCGGATCGATGCCAGCAGCGCCTCGACGGTGGCCGCGGACTCATCGGGATTCACCGGGCTCCAGTGGAAGGACGAGCCGCGCTTCTCCAGCGACCGCAGAGCTTTCTGCAGGGCGCTCGAGAAGCTGCGGCCGATCGCCATCGCCTCGCCGACCGACTTCATGGTGGTGGTGAGGGTCGGGTCGGCGGCCGGGAACTTCTCGAACGCGAACCTCGGCACCTTGACGACCACGTAGTCGAGCGTCGGCTCGAAGCTCGCCGGCGTGACCTTCGTGATGTCGTTGGGGATCTCGTCGAGCCGGTAGCCGATGGCCAGTTTCGCCGCGATCTTCGCGATCGGGAAGCCGGTGGCCTTCGACGCGAGGGCGGAGGAGCGCGAGACGCGCGGGTTCATCTCGATCACGATGATGCGGCCGTCGGCCGGGTCGACGGCGAACTGGATGTTGCAGCCGCCGGTGTCCACGCCGACGGCGCGGATGATGTCGATGCCGATGTCGCGCAGCTTCTGGTACTCGCGGTCGGTCAGCGTGAGTGCCGGGGCGACCGTGATCGAGTCGCCGGTGTGCACTCCGACCGGGTCGACGTTCTCGATCGAGCAGACGACCACCGTGTTGTCGGCGGTGTCGCGCATGAGCTCGAGCTCGTACTCCTTCCAGCCGAGGATGGACTCCTCCAGGAGCACCTCGCTGGTCGGGCTCTGGTGGATGCCGTCCCCGACGATCCGGCGCAGCTCGGTCTCCGTGTAGGCGAAACCGGAGCCCAGTCCGCCCATCGTGAAGGACGGGCGCACCACGAGCGGGTAGCCGAGGTCTTCGGCGAAGCCGACGGCCTCCTCGACGGTGTGCGCGATGTGCGAGCGCGCGACCTCGGCGCCGGCCTCGATCACCAGCTCCTTGAAGATCTGACGGTCCTCGCCCTTCTGGATCGCCTCGAACTTGGCTCCGATCAGCTCGACGCCGTACTTCTCGAGGATGCCGTGCTCGTGCAGCTCGATGGCCGCGTTGAGCGCGGTCTGACCGCCCAGGGTCGGCAGGATCGCATCCGGCTTCTCCTTGGCGATGATCGTCTCGATGACCTGCCAGGTGATCGGCTCGACGTAGGTGGCGTCGGCGAAGTCGGGGTCGGTCATGATCGTGGCCGGGTTCGAGTTCACCAGGATGACGCGGACGCCCTCCTCACGCAGCACGCGGCAGGCCTGCGTGCCCGAGTAGTCGAACTCACACGCCTGACCGATGACGATCGGCCCGGAGCCGATGACCAGGACGGACTTGATGTCGTCTCTCTTCGGCATGCTTACTCGCCTTCCTTCTGCGCGGAGGTGGTCTCGGTTCCCTGCTCGGTGATCATGGCGAGGAACCGGTCGAAGAGGTAGTTGGCGTCGTGCGGGCCGGCCGCCGCCTCGGGGTGGTACTGCACGCTGAACGCGTTGAGGTCGAGGCAGTTGAGCCCCTCCACCACGTTGTCGTTGAGGCTGAAGTG contains the following coding sequences:
- the carB gene encoding carbamoyl-phosphate synthase large subunit — its product is MPKRDDIKSVLVIGSGPIVIGQACEFDYSGTQACRVLREEGVRVILVNSNPATIMTDPDFADATYVEPITWQVIETIIAKEKPDAILPTLGGQTALNAAIELHEHGILEKYGVELIGAKFEAIQKGEDRQIFKELVIEAGAEVARSHIAHTVEEAVGFAEDLGYPLVVRPSFTMGGLGSGFAYTETELRRIVGDGIHQSPTSEVLLEESILGWKEYELELMRDTADNTVVVCSIENVDPVGVHTGDSITVAPALTLTDREYQKLRDIGIDIIRAVGVDTGGCNIQFAVDPADGRIIVIEMNPRVSRSSALASKATGFPIAKIAAKLAIGYRLDEIPNDITKVTPASFEPTLDYVVVKVPRFAFEKFPAADPTLTTTMKSVGEAMAIGRSFSSALQKALRSLEKRGSSFHWSPVNPDESAATVEALLASIRIPTDGRIVDVQQALRLGATSEQVFEATKIDPWFIDQIVLINEVAEQIRNAETLDTDTLRYAKDHGFSDAQIGQLRGFGENDVREIRHILDVRPVYKTVDTCAGEFPALTPYHYSSYDLETEVRPSDRRKVVILGSGPNRIGQGVEFDYSCVHASFALHDAGFETIMINCNPETVSTDYDTSDRLYFEPLTLEDVLEVIHAESQSGELVGVVVQLGGQTALGLAKGLEAAGVPILGTTPEAIDLAEERGLFAEILENAGLLAPRNGTAHDYPGAVQVAEQIGYPVLVRPSYVLGGRGMEIVYDSPSLADYFERVAGQGIVGQSHPLLVDRFLDDAIEIDVDALYDGEQLYIGGVMEHIEEAGIHSGDSSCTLPPITLGRREIDRVRDATLKIAEGVGVRGLLNVQFAIGAGVLYVLEANPRASRTVPFVSKALGIPLAKAASRIMVGESIADLIESGLLPAQDGSVIPMDSPVAVKEAVLPFKRFRTKEGTVVDSVLGPEMRSTGEVMGIDKDFPRAFAKSQAAAYGGMPLGGTAFVSVSDRDKRSIVLPVLRLQQLGFSILATEGTAEVLNRNGITASVVRKFSETESEAPSIVDLINRNEVDVVINTPSGRSARADGYEIRAAAVAGDKPLFTTIAELSAAVASIDAIREGFDVRSLQQYALDRAARA